One segment of Cardiocondyla obscurior isolate alpha-2009 linkage group LG15, Cobs3.1, whole genome shotgun sequence DNA contains the following:
- the Rhogapp190 gene encoding rho GTPase-activating protein 190 isoform X2, giving the protein MARKSDNAKSINVAVVGLSGTEKDKGQVGVGKSCLCNRFMRSMSDDYNVEHISVLSQSDFSGRVVNNDHFLYWGEVMKTAEDGTEFQFQVIEHTEFVDDASFQPFKGGKMEPYAKRCAATKITSAEKLMYICKNQLGIEKEYEQKVLPDGKLNIDGFLCVFDVSLVPNRAIEKQVEIVANIMNNLMKTKKPVVLVTTKNDDANEQFVKEAEKLIMRKEYKGSILIIETSAHENINVDLSFMILAQLIDKTKMRSKVVPFAEAARARKELLDTSTESLQRLIRIHVTDYRALWSQASKKLAQLKEFSTFVELFGIEATQRLFRRHIKKLKDEQIAKKIQGYLDLLPDILHEICPDISNLINEEWSAVQQYIKAHPDFDQYFYECPEDIPWIDCDFGENDGTKIPYDVLETPEAETVFKNHINALQQEQRRLEWKKQFKQLLEETGYVTPGKHLSEVRVLFMGRECFEELSHHDCQEIYDQHQKEIIEKAKHNFQELLLEHADLFYHFKSIAPSGTITQDDIKEITDALLDDFRYKALDRLDQDRKLMLFQHLGFVHCPIREHCPAYPNCMDALIERILGTKAHRPSSWNHSSQWQLTSDNNQLNLVILGSNGLSEEFAREIRAQTDDDEVEIDCQLYTLGYRIIDGDVGLPHNSFTTSDFMPHGSFCIYSNEDSFEYIRSSLEKTLLSNLEQEDRLPFQGLPIVIMFIPEVGIDEIEAIKLREEGQNLADSLQCPFIDVCIDDLEQEKHKRFPTSLVKDALQQLIQSINHRAGFLNIYQSVIECLEPDIRIIMCMFCGDPYSVENVLGPLLNHQCCFLSGDRSIVLETFLGECKRRVEVIISSFHGANAFRDELVHGFILVYSTKRKASLATLNAFSSNIPNLPIQIMAVTDTGGANAFFSNDLSHLLITEGNAIADKLEAHFMTSASSCQQKTAFYTPFFKVVWEKKPEIEQAFNMEEPGNLNDSGEGTLEYSALHPMPPPRHESYHLQTPDDGMSVTFRSGSESYEQLTPDGDLGDTGLTEQFADHRATPSDDSDIYSQVDFYREERERDLMKNEDITNKLSGWVKDTFMHQDGVTNSYSHRAFTTGRRYISQAKPRPKGNSQTLKQPGKINLKDFSNVTDVIARMTIGEKDEHGPKLTMGHAPLATPELVDLGSEYAQVKDVVPNMYSPYEGEYMYALVQDSISNNKSKLRHRREKGQPSYSDSDSEWSSLERQRATDILGKGNKKPSTHKRIRKKRTAIPVATPKVPSLASMVSGDGIVGLNYNVKDEKNWRVDATERVSSETPDSSESSDPEHNSRSRSKQYKYAAASLRKRFSGNSLQQQYLQHPFNMKHMTQEMFSASSKQRGENTFGIPDDESSLDVSSPREINSPSFGILNKSKDSDKLTRKKDKQKAKEDEKLEKRRQKEEKLKKHAEKEKEREKKKQEKIKQTKGPGGTPISSQSQQPLIEDFAQSETNRIPLFLEKCVRFIEDEGLDSEGIYRVPGNRAHVELLFQKFEEDGNVDIHSLDIPVNAVATALKDFFSKRLPPLIDKERMSELEDISGARGISKPMSATCMNMEDRSGRLLALRLMLNKLNPVNFDVLKFIFQHFVKVAENCKLNSMDSKNLAICWWPTLLPIEFNDLGRFEAMRPYLEDVVQTMIDQYPFLFCGEDAVVMV; this is encoded by the exons ATGGCAAGGAAAAGTGACAATGCAAAAAGCATCAACGTTGCAGTCGTTGGGCTTTCCGGCACAGAAAAGGACAAGGGACAGGTTGGCGTTGGCAAGTCGTGCCTGTGCAATCGCTTTATGCGTTCCATGAGCGATGACTACAACGTCGAACATATTTCGGTGTTGTCACAG TCTGACTTCAGCGGACGTGTGGTGAATAATGATCACTTCCTGTATTGGGGCGAGGTGATGAAAACAGCAGAGGATGGAACGGAGTTTCAGTTTCAAGTCATAGAGCACACGGAATTTGTGGACGATGCATCGTTTCAGCCGTTTAAAGGTGGTAAGATGGAACCGTACGCGAAGAGATGCGCGGCTACTAAAATTACAAGCGCGGAGAAGCTCATGTACATCTGTAAAAATCAACTGGGCATAGAGAAGGAGTACGAGCAGAAGGTTCTACCTGACGGTAAATTGAACATAGACGGTTTCTTATGCGTGTTCGACGTGAGTCTCGTGCCGAACAGGGCAATAGAGAAGCAAGTTGAAATTGTGGCGAATATTATGAACAACTTAATGAAAACGAAAAAACCGGTGGTTCTGGTGACAACAAAAAACGACGACGCAAACGAGCAGTTTGTCAAAGAGGCCGAGAAACTGATAATGCGCAAAGAGTACAAGGGATCGATTTTGATTATTGAGACCTCAGCGCATGAGAACATCAACGTAGATCTGTCATTTATGATCCTGGCACAGTTAATTGATAAGACGAAAATGCGTAGCAAAGTGGTGCCGTTTGCCGAGGCAGCCAGGGCCAGAAAAGAACTTCTGGACACATCAACAGAATCATTGCAGAGATTGATCCGTATACACGTAACCGATTATCGCGCCTTGTGGTCGCAGGCTTCGAAGAAACTAGCGCAACTTAAGGAATTCTCGACTTTCGTAGAATTATTTGGTATTGAAGCGACACAAAGACTGTTCAGAaggcatattaaaaaattaaaagacgaaCAAATAGCAAAGAAAATACAGGGTTACCTAGATTTATTACCCGACATACTTCACGAGATCTGCCCGgatatatcaaatttaattaacga agAATGGTCAGCGGTGCAACAATACATAAAAGCGCATCCTGACTTTGATCAGTATTTCTACGAATGTCCCGAAGATATACCATGGATCGATTGTGATTTTGGAGAAAACGACGGCACAAAAATTCCATACGACGTGTTGGAAACTCCCGAAGCTGAAACcgtatttaaaaatcatataaatgcTTTACAGCAAGAACAACGGCGATTAGA gtggaaaaaacaatttaagcAATTACTGGAAGAAACAGGCTATGTTACGCCAGGAAAACATTTGTCTGAAGTTAGAGTTCTATTTATGGGCAGAGAATGCTTTGAGGAGCTTTCACATCACGATTGTCAAGAAATTTATGATCAAcatcaaaaagaaattattgaaaagGCAAAACATAATTTTCAG gAATTATTGCTGGAACATgccgatttattttatcattttaaaagTATAGCTCCGTCTGGAACTATTACACAAGACGacataaaagaaattacagaTGCGTTATTGGATGATTTTAG ATACAAAGCGTTAGATAGACTAGATCAAGATAGAAAGCTAATGTTATTTCAACATTTGGGATTTGTGCATTGTCCCATAAGAGAGCATTGTCCTGCTTATCCAAACTGCATGGACGCACTTATAGAAAGAATACTCGGAACGAAAGCTCACAG ACCTTCCTCATGGAATCACAGTAGTCAGTGGCAGTTGACATCAGACaacaatcaattaaatttagttataCTGGGAAGTAACGGGCTAAGCGAAGAGTTTGCTCGCGAAATAAGGGCACAAACGGATGACGATGAGGTGGAAATAGATTGTCAACTCTACACTCTTGGATATCGCATTATTGACGGTGACGTTGGACTACCGCACAATTCCTTTACTACCTCCGATTTTATGCCACATG GATCCTTTTGCATCTATTCGAATGAAGATTCATTCGAGTATATTCGATCTTCTTTAGAGAAAACCTTGTTATCGAATCTTGAACAAGAAGACAGACTACCATTTCAAGGATTACCAATTGTAATTATGTTTATACCAGAAGTCGGTATTGACGAAATAGAGGCTATAAAGCTTAGAGAAGAAGGACAAAATCTCGCCGACAG tttgCAATGTCCATTTATCGATGTCTGCATAGACGATTTGGAGCAAGAGAAGCATAAAAGATTCCCGACTTCATTAGTAAAAGATGCTTTGCAGCAACTTATACAATCTATAAACCATAGAGCTggttttttaaacatatatcaAAGCGTTATCGAATGTTTAGAGCCTGATATTAG GATAATTATGTGTATGTTCTGCGGCGATCCTTACTCGGTCGAGAACGTCCTCGGCCCTTTACTCAATCATCAATGTTGCTTTCTCAGCGGTGATAGATCTATAGTTTTGGAAACGTTTTTGGGAGAATGTAAACGCCGAGTTGAAGTCATTATCTCGAGTTTTCACGGAGCCAACGCGTTCAGAGATGAATTAGTGCATGGTTTTATACTTGTTTACTccacaaaaagaaaagcctCTCTTGCGACTTTAAA TGCCTTTTCCAGCAATATACCAAATTTGCCAATACAAATAATGGCTGTGACCGATACTGGTGGCGCAAATGCTTTTTTTAGCAACGATTTAAGTCATTTACTTATCACAGAGGGAAACGCGATCGCTGATAAACTGGAAGCGCATTTTATGACATCCGCATCTAGTTGTCaacaaaaaa CCGCGTTCTATACGCCTTTTTTTAAAGTGGTATGGGAAAAAAAACCAGAAATTGAACAAGCATTTAACATGGAAGAACCGGGGAATTTAAATGACAGTGGAGAAGGTACCTTAGAATATTCGGCTTTGCATCCGATGCCGCCACCGCGACACGAAAGCTATCATCTTCAAACGCCGGATGACGG TATGTCTGTAACTTTTAGAAGCGGCTCCGAGTCGTACGAACAATTGACGCCTGACGGTGATTTGGGTGACACAGGATTGACCGAACAATTCGCCGATCACAGAGCAACACCGAGCGACGATAGCGACATTTACAGTCAGGTCGATTTCTATCgagaagaaagggagagagattTAATGAAAAACGAAGATATTACAAATAAGTTATCTG GCTGGGTAAAGGATACGTTCATGCATCAAGACGGAGTTACTAATAGTTATTCGCATAGAGCTTTTACGACAGGTCGAAGGTACATATCCCAAGCTAAACCACGACCAAAAGGCAACAGCCAGACTTTGAAACAAcctggaaaaattaatttgaaagacTTTTCCAATGTAACGGACGTAATAGCTAGGATGACGATCGGCGAAAAAGACGAGCACGGCCCGAAATTGACAATGGGTCACGCTCCTCTCGCCACGCCGGAACTTGTAGATCTTGGCTCCGAATACGCACAGGTGAAGGATGTTGTTCCAAATATGTACTCACCTTACGAGGGCGAGTATATGTACGCTCTAGTGCAAGATTCTATCAGCAACAATAAGTCTAAATTGCGCCATCGGCGCGAAAAAGGCCAACCat CATACAGTGATTCCGACTCGGAGTGGAGCTCTTTAGAGAGACAAAGAGCAACGGACATTTTGGgcaagggaaataaaaaacccTCAACGCATAAACGAATACGCAAAAAACGCACAGCAATACCGGTTGCGACGCCGAAAGTGCCGTCATTGGCCAGTATGGTTAGCGGAGACGGAATAGTCGGCTTGAACTACAATGTGAAAGATGAAAAGAATTGGCGCGTTGATGCCACGGAAAGAg TATCTAGTGAAACACCTGATTCTTCTGAATCGAGCGATCCGGAACATAACTCGAGGTCTAGATcgaaacaatataaatatgcCGCAGCTAGTTTGCGGAAAAGATTTTCTGGAAATTCCCTGCAACAGCAATACTTGCAACACCCATTTAATATGAAACATATGACACAGGAGATGTTTAGTGCTTCTT CCAAGCAAAGGGGTGAAAATACGTTTGGCATTCCAGATGATGAATCAAGTTTAGATGTTTCTTCACcgcgtgaaattaattctcCTAGT tTTGGTATATTGAATAAATCTAAAGACAGCGACAAGTTAACAAGGAAGAAAGACAAACAAAAAGCAAAAGAGGACGAAAAGTTAGAGAAAAGGAGACAGAAGGAGGAAAAGCTCAAAAAGCATgcggagaaggaaaaagaacgggaaaagaaaaaacaggAGAAAATAAAGCAGACGAAAGGCCCAGGAGGGACACCGATCTCGAGTCAGTCGCAGCAGCCTTTGATTGAGGATTTTGCACAAAGCGAAACGAATCGGATACCTTTGTTCCTCGAAAAGTGCGTTCGATTTATCGAAGACGAAGGATTAGATTCGGAAGGGATTTATAGAGTGCCCGGTAACCGTGCACACGTGGAACTACTTTTTCAAAAGTTCGAAGAAG atGGTAACGTCGACATACATTCTTTGGATATTCCTGTAAATGCTGTCGCTACAGCTCTGAAAGATTTCTTTTCCAAGAGATTACCACCGCTCATTGACAAAGAACGCATGAGCGAATTGGAAGATATATCAG GTGCACGAGGTATTAGCAAGCCCATGTCAGCTACTTGTATGAATATGGAAg ACCGAAGCGGAAGACTGTTAGCTCTACGTCTGATGCTCAACAAGTTAAATCCAGTAAACTTTGAcgttcttaaatttatttttcaacattttgtaAA AGTTGCAGAGAATTGTAAACTCAACAGTATGGACAGTAAGAACTTAGCTATTTGTTGGTGGCCTACGTTACTACCGATCGAGTTCAACGACCTCGGCAGATTCGAAGCTATGAGGCCGTACCTGGAAGACGTAGTCCAAACGATGATCGATCAGTATCCTTTCCTGTTTTGTGGCGAGGATGCCGTTGTGATGGTGTAG
- the Rhogapp190 gene encoding rho GTPase-activating protein 190 isoform X5 — protein MARKSDNAKSINVAVVGLSGTEKDKGQVGVGKSCLCNRFMRSMSDDYNVEHISVLSQSDFSGRVVNNDHFLYWGEVMKTAEDGTEFQFQVIEHTEFVDDASFQPFKGGKMEPYAKRCAATKITSAEKLMYICKNQLGIEKEYEQKVLPDGKLNIDGFLCVFDVSLVPNRAIEKQVEIVANIMNNLMKTKKPVVLVTTKNDDANEQFVKEAEKLIMRKEYKGSILIIETSAHENINVDLSFMILAQLIDKTKMRSKVVPFAEAARARKELLDTSTESLQRLIRIHVTDYRALWSQASKKLAQLKEFSTFVELFGIEATQRLFRRHIKKLKDEQIAKKIQGYLDLLPDILHEICPDISNLINEEWSAVQQYIKAHPDFDQYFYECPEDIPWIDCDFGENDGTKIPYDVLETPEAETVFKNHINALQQEQRRLELPKRWKKQFKQLLEETGYVTPGKHLSEVRVLFMGRECFEELSHHDCQEIYDQHQKEIIEKAKHNFQELLLEHADLFYHFKSIAPSGTITQDDIKEITDALLDDFRYKALDRLDQDRKLMLFQHLGFVHCPIREHCPAYPNCMDALIERILGTKAHRPSSWNHSSQWQLTSDNNQLNLVILGSNGLSEEFAREIRAQTDDDEVEIDCQLYTLGYRIIDGDVGLPHNSFTTSDFMPHGSFCIYSNEDSFEYIRSSLEKTLLSNLEQEDRLPFQGLPIVIMFIPEVGIDEIEAIKLREEGQNLADSLQCPFIDVCIDDLEQEKHKRFPTSLVKDALQQLIQSINHRAGFLNIYQSVIECLEPDIRIIMCMFCGDPYSVENVLGPLLNHQCCFLSGDRSIVLETFLGECKRRVEVIISSFHGANAFRDELVHGFILVYSTKRKASLATLNAFSSNIPNLPIQIMAVTDTGGANAFFSNDLSHLLITEGNAIADKLEAHFMTSASSCQQKTAFYTPFFKVVWEKKPEIEQAFNMEEPGNLNDSGEGTLEYSALHPMPPPRHESYHLQTPDDGMSVTFRSGSESYEQLTPDGDLGDTGLTEQFADHRATPSDDSDIYSQVDFYREERERDLMKNEDITNKLSGWVKDTFMHQDGVTNSYSHRAFTTGRRYISQAKPRPKGNSQTLKQPGKINLKDFSNVTDVIARMTIGEKDEHGPKLTMGHAPLATPELVDLGSEYAQVKDVVPNMYSPYEGEYMYALVQDSISNNKSKLRHRREKGQPSYSDSDSEWSSLERQRATDILGKGNKKPSTHKRIRKKRTAIPVATPKVPSLASMVSGDGIVGLNYNVKDEKNWRVDATERVSSETPDSSESSDPEHNSRSRSKQYKYAAASLRKRFSGNSLQQQYLQHPFNMKHMTQEMFSASYDESSLDVSSPREINSPSFGILNKSKDSDKLTRKKDKQKAKEDEKLEKRRQKEEKLKKHAEKEKEREKKKQEKIKQTKGPGGTPISSQSQQPLIEDFAQSETNRIPLFLEKCVRFIEDEGLDSEGIYRVPGNRAHVELLFQKFEEDGNVDIHSLDIPVNAVATALKDFFSKRLPPLIDKERMSELEDISGARGISKPMSATCMNMEDRSGRLLALRLMLNKLNPVNFDVLKFIFQHFVKVAENCKLNSMDSKNLAICWWPTLLPIEFNDLGRFEAMRPYLEDVVQTMIDQYPFLFCGEDAVVMV, from the exons ATGGCAAGGAAAAGTGACAATGCAAAAAGCATCAACGTTGCAGTCGTTGGGCTTTCCGGCACAGAAAAGGACAAGGGACAGGTTGGCGTTGGCAAGTCGTGCCTGTGCAATCGCTTTATGCGTTCCATGAGCGATGACTACAACGTCGAACATATTTCGGTGTTGTCACAG TCTGACTTCAGCGGACGTGTGGTGAATAATGATCACTTCCTGTATTGGGGCGAGGTGATGAAAACAGCAGAGGATGGAACGGAGTTTCAGTTTCAAGTCATAGAGCACACGGAATTTGTGGACGATGCATCGTTTCAGCCGTTTAAAGGTGGTAAGATGGAACCGTACGCGAAGAGATGCGCGGCTACTAAAATTACAAGCGCGGAGAAGCTCATGTACATCTGTAAAAATCAACTGGGCATAGAGAAGGAGTACGAGCAGAAGGTTCTACCTGACGGTAAATTGAACATAGACGGTTTCTTATGCGTGTTCGACGTGAGTCTCGTGCCGAACAGGGCAATAGAGAAGCAAGTTGAAATTGTGGCGAATATTATGAACAACTTAATGAAAACGAAAAAACCGGTGGTTCTGGTGACAACAAAAAACGACGACGCAAACGAGCAGTTTGTCAAAGAGGCCGAGAAACTGATAATGCGCAAAGAGTACAAGGGATCGATTTTGATTATTGAGACCTCAGCGCATGAGAACATCAACGTAGATCTGTCATTTATGATCCTGGCACAGTTAATTGATAAGACGAAAATGCGTAGCAAAGTGGTGCCGTTTGCCGAGGCAGCCAGGGCCAGAAAAGAACTTCTGGACACATCAACAGAATCATTGCAGAGATTGATCCGTATACACGTAACCGATTATCGCGCCTTGTGGTCGCAGGCTTCGAAGAAACTAGCGCAACTTAAGGAATTCTCGACTTTCGTAGAATTATTTGGTATTGAAGCGACACAAAGACTGTTCAGAaggcatattaaaaaattaaaagacgaaCAAATAGCAAAGAAAATACAGGGTTACCTAGATTTATTACCCGACATACTTCACGAGATCTGCCCGgatatatcaaatttaattaacga agAATGGTCAGCGGTGCAACAATACATAAAAGCGCATCCTGACTTTGATCAGTATTTCTACGAATGTCCCGAAGATATACCATGGATCGATTGTGATTTTGGAGAAAACGACGGCACAAAAATTCCATACGACGTGTTGGAAACTCCCGAAGCTGAAACcgtatttaaaaatcatataaatgcTTTACAGCAAGAACAACGGCGATTAGA ACTTCCAAAAAG gtggaaaaaacaatttaagcAATTACTGGAAGAAACAGGCTATGTTACGCCAGGAAAACATTTGTCTGAAGTTAGAGTTCTATTTATGGGCAGAGAATGCTTTGAGGAGCTTTCACATCACGATTGTCAAGAAATTTATGATCAAcatcaaaaagaaattattgaaaagGCAAAACATAATTTTCAG gAATTATTGCTGGAACATgccgatttattttatcattttaaaagTATAGCTCCGTCTGGAACTATTACACAAGACGacataaaagaaattacagaTGCGTTATTGGATGATTTTAG ATACAAAGCGTTAGATAGACTAGATCAAGATAGAAAGCTAATGTTATTTCAACATTTGGGATTTGTGCATTGTCCCATAAGAGAGCATTGTCCTGCTTATCCAAACTGCATGGACGCACTTATAGAAAGAATACTCGGAACGAAAGCTCACAG ACCTTCCTCATGGAATCACAGTAGTCAGTGGCAGTTGACATCAGACaacaatcaattaaatttagttataCTGGGAAGTAACGGGCTAAGCGAAGAGTTTGCTCGCGAAATAAGGGCACAAACGGATGACGATGAGGTGGAAATAGATTGTCAACTCTACACTCTTGGATATCGCATTATTGACGGTGACGTTGGACTACCGCACAATTCCTTTACTACCTCCGATTTTATGCCACATG GATCCTTTTGCATCTATTCGAATGAAGATTCATTCGAGTATATTCGATCTTCTTTAGAGAAAACCTTGTTATCGAATCTTGAACAAGAAGACAGACTACCATTTCAAGGATTACCAATTGTAATTATGTTTATACCAGAAGTCGGTATTGACGAAATAGAGGCTATAAAGCTTAGAGAAGAAGGACAAAATCTCGCCGACAG tttgCAATGTCCATTTATCGATGTCTGCATAGACGATTTGGAGCAAGAGAAGCATAAAAGATTCCCGACTTCATTAGTAAAAGATGCTTTGCAGCAACTTATACAATCTATAAACCATAGAGCTggttttttaaacatatatcaAAGCGTTATCGAATGTTTAGAGCCTGATATTAG GATAATTATGTGTATGTTCTGCGGCGATCCTTACTCGGTCGAGAACGTCCTCGGCCCTTTACTCAATCATCAATGTTGCTTTCTCAGCGGTGATAGATCTATAGTTTTGGAAACGTTTTTGGGAGAATGTAAACGCCGAGTTGAAGTCATTATCTCGAGTTTTCACGGAGCCAACGCGTTCAGAGATGAATTAGTGCATGGTTTTATACTTGTTTACTccacaaaaagaaaagcctCTCTTGCGACTTTAAA TGCCTTTTCCAGCAATATACCAAATTTGCCAATACAAATAATGGCTGTGACCGATACTGGTGGCGCAAATGCTTTTTTTAGCAACGATTTAAGTCATTTACTTATCACAGAGGGAAACGCGATCGCTGATAAACTGGAAGCGCATTTTATGACATCCGCATCTAGTTGTCaacaaaaaa CCGCGTTCTATACGCCTTTTTTTAAAGTGGTATGGGAAAAAAAACCAGAAATTGAACAAGCATTTAACATGGAAGAACCGGGGAATTTAAATGACAGTGGAGAAGGTACCTTAGAATATTCGGCTTTGCATCCGATGCCGCCACCGCGACACGAAAGCTATCATCTTCAAACGCCGGATGACGG TATGTCTGTAACTTTTAGAAGCGGCTCCGAGTCGTACGAACAATTGACGCCTGACGGTGATTTGGGTGACACAGGATTGACCGAACAATTCGCCGATCACAGAGCAACACCGAGCGACGATAGCGACATTTACAGTCAGGTCGATTTCTATCgagaagaaagggagagagattTAATGAAAAACGAAGATATTACAAATAAGTTATCTG GCTGGGTAAAGGATACGTTCATGCATCAAGACGGAGTTACTAATAGTTATTCGCATAGAGCTTTTACGACAGGTCGAAGGTACATATCCCAAGCTAAACCACGACCAAAAGGCAACAGCCAGACTTTGAAACAAcctggaaaaattaatttgaaagacTTTTCCAATGTAACGGACGTAATAGCTAGGATGACGATCGGCGAAAAAGACGAGCACGGCCCGAAATTGACAATGGGTCACGCTCCTCTCGCCACGCCGGAACTTGTAGATCTTGGCTCCGAATACGCACAGGTGAAGGATGTTGTTCCAAATATGTACTCACCTTACGAGGGCGAGTATATGTACGCTCTAGTGCAAGATTCTATCAGCAACAATAAGTCTAAATTGCGCCATCGGCGCGAAAAAGGCCAACCat CATACAGTGATTCCGACTCGGAGTGGAGCTCTTTAGAGAGACAAAGAGCAACGGACATTTTGGgcaagggaaataaaaaacccTCAACGCATAAACGAATACGCAAAAAACGCACAGCAATACCGGTTGCGACGCCGAAAGTGCCGTCATTGGCCAGTATGGTTAGCGGAGACGGAATAGTCGGCTTGAACTACAATGTGAAAGATGAAAAGAATTGGCGCGTTGATGCCACGGAAAGAg TATCTAGTGAAACACCTGATTCTTCTGAATCGAGCGATCCGGAACATAACTCGAGGTCTAGATcgaaacaatataaatatgcCGCAGCTAGTTTGCGGAAAAGATTTTCTGGAAATTCCCTGCAACAGCAATACTTGCAACACCCATTTAATATGAAACATATGACACAGGAGATGTTTAGTGCTTCTT ATGATGAATCAAGTTTAGATGTTTCTTCACcgcgtgaaattaattctcCTAGT tTTGGTATATTGAATAAATCTAAAGACAGCGACAAGTTAACAAGGAAGAAAGACAAACAAAAAGCAAAAGAGGACGAAAAGTTAGAGAAAAGGAGACAGAAGGAGGAAAAGCTCAAAAAGCATgcggagaaggaaaaagaacgggaaaagaaaaaacaggAGAAAATAAAGCAGACGAAAGGCCCAGGAGGGACACCGATCTCGAGTCAGTCGCAGCAGCCTTTGATTGAGGATTTTGCACAAAGCGAAACGAATCGGATACCTTTGTTCCTCGAAAAGTGCGTTCGATTTATCGAAGACGAAGGATTAGATTCGGAAGGGATTTATAGAGTGCCCGGTAACCGTGCACACGTGGAACTACTTTTTCAAAAGTTCGAAGAAG atGGTAACGTCGACATACATTCTTTGGATATTCCTGTAAATGCTGTCGCTACAGCTCTGAAAGATTTCTTTTCCAAGAGATTACCACCGCTCATTGACAAAGAACGCATGAGCGAATTGGAAGATATATCAG GTGCACGAGGTATTAGCAAGCCCATGTCAGCTACTTGTATGAATATGGAAg ACCGAAGCGGAAGACTGTTAGCTCTACGTCTGATGCTCAACAAGTTAAATCCAGTAAACTTTGAcgttcttaaatttatttttcaacattttgtaAA AGTTGCAGAGAATTGTAAACTCAACAGTATGGACAGTAAGAACTTAGCTATTTGTTGGTGGCCTACGTTACTACCGATCGAGTTCAACGACCTCGGCAGATTCGAAGCTATGAGGCCGTACCTGGAAGACGTAGTCCAAACGATGATCGATCAGTATCCTTTCCTGTTTTGTGGCGAGGATGCCGTTGTGATGGTGTAG